A stretch of the Panicum virgatum strain AP13 chromosome 9N, P.virgatum_v5, whole genome shotgun sequence genome encodes the following:
- the LOC120693347 gene encoding uncharacterized protein LOC120693347 produces the protein MATAWVRSLSCRSSYAVTDAAVAPSPAKKPPLPFSCATAAAADVMDAVAYAQQARRKKMGRERQRRREPREPRPRPKKKPKPMAKEAAGALFMPSPAPGPPVASAFLTMAELPEGHSSRRVVELIFTSGWGGASGAPEPSVEALFRVHSASRAVARFEEARAAARAHGAAARCGADGNEMMRFQCRAPADAPGGVFGAGVATCRLGASASAVRTFACSGAAHASVAGACGGAATERRAMLVCRVIAGRVRPANDPSPRHAHAYGAAGYDSVDMGNGELVVLDSRAVLPCFLIIYKV, from the coding sequence ATGGCGACGGCGTGGGTGCGCTCGCTCAGCTGCAGGTCCTCCTACGCCGTcaccgacgccgccgtcgcgccgtccCCGGCCAAGAAGCCGCCGCTCCCCTTCTCGTGCGCCActgcggcggccgcggacgtGATGGACGCCGTGGCGTACGCGCAGCAggctaggaggaagaagatgggcaGGGAGAGGCAAAGGCGGCGGGAACCGCGGGAGCCACGCCCACGGCccaagaagaagcccaagccgATGGCGAAGGAGGCGGCCGGGGCGCTCTTcatgccgtcgccggcgcccggGCCGCCCGTGGCCTCGGCGTTCCTGACGATGGCGGAGCTGCCGGAGGGCCACTCGTCGCGGCGGGTCGTGGAGCTCATCTTCACGTCCGGGTGGGGCGGCGcgtcgggggcgccggagccgtCGGTGGAGGCGCTGTTCCGCGTCCACAGCGCGTCGCGCGCGGTGGCTCGGTTCGAGGaggcgcgggccgccgcgcgcgcgcacggcgccgcggcgcggtgcggcgcCGACGGCAACGAGATGATGCGGTTCCAGTGCCGCGCGCCCGCCGACGCGCCCGGCGGGGTGTTCGGCGCGGGCGTCGCCACCTGCCGCCTCGGCGCGTCCGCGTCCGCCGTGCGCACGTTCGCCTGCAGCGGCGCCGCGCACGCCAGCGTCGCcggcgcctgcggcggcgctgccacCGAGCGCAGGGCGATGCTGGTCTGCCGCGTCATCGCCGGGCGCGTCCGCCCCGCCAACGACCCGTCCCCGCGCCACGCCCACGCCTACGGCGCCGCCGGCTACGACTCCGTCGACATGGGCAACGGCGAGCTGGTGGTCCTGGACAGCCGCGCCGTGCTCCCCTGCTTCCTCATCATCTACAAGGTCTAG